A single Drosophila miranda strain MSH22 chromosome XR, D.miranda_PacBio2.1, whole genome shotgun sequence DNA region contains:
- the LOC108151008 gene encoding mucin-5AC isoform X2, with protein sequence MFVFNSYANSLRSPTVKRPTMSSKASSRDLLRFIISLVVLSQIILKKAESASVEKVHLKSAQVKNNLIEYDSQFGRDTKFNHKKTTIANDITSAPEERTSAAHSTFAPAESTTAGGNTTSAPEENNTSEDDTTRSTSEKSTKANDSTSAAPDISTTVQDSTSEPEESTTAKDNSTSAPEKSTTAEGDSPAAPEESTTAEEDSSSSPEESTTVEDSTSEPKESTTTEGDSTAAPEESTTAENSTSKPVESTTAEEDTTSTSEKSTTDKNSTSEPEESTAAGVDSTSAPEESTTAEEDSSSAPEENTTVEDSTSEPEESTTAEDDSTSAPEESTTAEDSTSAAPEISTTAEDSTSEPEESTTAEGDSTSAPEESTTAEDSTSAATEIGTTAEDSTSEPEESTSAEGDSTSAPEESTTGEDSTSKPNESTTTEVETTSAPEESTTAEDSKSEPEESTTAEEDSTSAPEVTTTADDYTTSAPEESTTAEVSTSEPEENSTAEDDSTSTPEESTTAEHDSSSAPEESTTAEDSTSAAPDISTTAEDSTSEPEESTTAEGDSTSDIEESTTAEDSTSAATEISTTAEDSTSEPEESTSAEGDSTSAPEESTTDEDSTSEPEESTTAEDSTSEPEESTTTKGDSTSAPEESTTAEDDTTSAPEESTTAEDSTSEPEESTTTEGDSTSAPEKSTTAEDSTSAATEISTTAEDSTSEPEESTSAEGDSTPASEESTTAEDDTTFAPEKSTTAEDSTSEPEESTTTEGDSTSAPDESTTAEEDSSSASEESTTVEDSTPEPEESTTTEGDSTSAPEESTTTEDSTSDPNESTTTEVETTSAPEESTTAEDSTSEPEESTTAEGDSTSAPEVTTTADDDTTSEESTTAEVSTSEPEVNSTAEDDSTSTPAESTTAEHDSSSAPEESTTAKDSTSAAPEISTTAEDSTSQPEESTTADGDSTSAPEESTTAEDSTSEPEESTSADDDTTSAPEESTTAEDSTSEPKESTTAEDSTPEPEESTSADDDTTSAPEESTTAEDSTSEPEESTTAEDSTSDSEESTAAEDSTSAAIEISTTAEDSTSEPEESTSADDDTTSAPEESTTAEVSTSEPEENSTAEDDSTSTPEESTTAEDDSSSAPEESTTAENSTSEPEESTTTESDSTSTHEESTTAEDSTSAATEISTTAEDSTSEPEDSTTADDDTTSAPEESTTDEDSTSEPEESTTAEDSTSEPEESTTTKGDSTSAPEESTTAEDDTTSAPEESTTAEDSTSEPEESTTTEGDSTSAPEKSTTAEDSTSAATEISTTAEDSTSEPEESTSAEGDSTPASEESTTAEDDTTSAPEKSTTAEDSTSEPEESTTTEGDSTSAPDESTTAEEDSSSASEESTTVEDSTPEPEESTTTEGDSTSAPEESTTAEVSTSEPEENSTAEDDSTSTPEESTTAEDDSSSAPEESTTAENSTSEPEESTTTESDSTSTHEESTTAEDSTSAATEISTTAEDSTSEPEDSTTADDDTTSAPEESTTAEVSTSEPEESTTAEDSTSEPEESTSADDDTSSAPEESTTAEDSTSEPEESTTAEDSTSDSEESTTAEDSTSAATEICTTAEDSTSEPEESTSADDDTTSAPEESTTAEVSTSEPEENSTAEDDSTSTPEESTTAEDDSSSAPEESTTAENSTSEPEESTTTESDSTSTHEESTTAEDSTSAATEISTTAEDSTSEPEDSSTADDDTTSAPGESTTAEVSTSEPEDNSTAEDDSTSTPEESTTAEDDSSSAPEESTPAEDVTSEAPDISTTAKDSTSEPEESTTTEGDSTSAPEESTTAEDSSSAATEIGTTAEDSTSEPEKSTSAEGDSTSAPEESTTAEDDTTFAPEESTTAKDSTSEPEESTTAEGSTSEPEESTTTEGDSTSAPEESTTADDSTSAATEISTTAQDSTSEPEESTTADDDTTSAPEESTTAEVSTSEPEENSTAEDDSTSTPEESTTAEDDSSSAPEESTTAEDSTSAAPDIGTTAEDSTSEPEESTTAEGDSSSAPEESTTAEDSTSAETEISTTAEDSTSEPEESTSAEGDSTSAPEESTTAEDSTSAATEISTTAQDSTSEPEESTTADDDTTSAPEESTTAEVSTSEPEENSTAEDDSTSAPEESTTAEDSTSEPEESTTAEDSTSAAPEISTTAKNSTSEPDESTTSEDDSTSAPKESTTAEADTTSDPEDSTVQDDTTSASEESTTEITTAEDGATSAPIESTTAKVDSTTGSTSSPATSPSPIPPMSCASGAPYLPHPSDCHKFIQCSNGHEYIMHCPDDLFWDYQNLYCGYDDSGCYNKVDPEETVCKHGMDFLPDPTDCTKYIQCSNGQPIVQKCPEPLYWNQNLKVCDWFSSSCKTLQKNEIISCKMGMSFDVFPTDCSKYIKCFGERGVIMSCNSGLFWNSLQEVCEKSQRFCK encoded by the exons ATGTTTGTCTTTAACTCATACGCGAATTCGTTACGCTCCCCAACTGTTAAAAGACCAACGATGTCTTCGAAGGCTTCTTCACGAGATTTATTAAGATTTATAATATCACTAGTAGTGCTCAGCCAAATCATACTCAAAAAAGCAGAGAGTGCCTCGGTTGAAAAAGTGCATTTAAAAAGTGCGCAAGTGAAAAACAATCTAATTGAATATGACTCACAGTTTGGCCGAGATACAAAATTTAATCATAAAAAAACAACTATAGCAAACGATATTACATCTGCACCTGAAGAGAGAACATCAGCCGCACATTCGACTTTTGCACCTGCGGAGAGCACCACAGCTGGGGGCAATACGACTTCTGCTCCGGAAGAAAACAACACATCTGAGGACGATACTACTCGTTCTACTTCTGAAAAAAGCACAAAAGCTAATGATTCGACATCTGCAGCACCCGATATAAGCACCACAGTTCAAGATTCGACATCTGAACCTGAAGAAAGCACTACAGCTAAGGACAACTCTACTTCTGCTCCTGAAAAAAGCACCACAGCTGAAGGGGattctcctgctgctcctgaaGAAAGCACCACAGCTGAAGAGGattcttcttcttctcctGAAGAAAGCACAACAGTTGAAGATTCGACCTCCGAACCTAAAGAAAGCACGACAACTGAAGGCGATTCTACTGCTGCTCCTGAAGAAAGCACCACAGCTGAAAATTCGACATCCAAACCTGTAGAAAGCACTACAGCTGAGGAGGATACTACTTCTACTTCTGAAAAAAGCACAACAGATAAAAATTCGACGTCTGAACCTGAAGAAAGCACCGCAGCTGGGGTCGATTCTACTTCAGCTCCTGAAGAAAGCACCACAGCTGAAGAGGATTCTTCTTCTGCTCCTGAAGAAAACACAACTGTTGAAGATTCGACCTCCGAACCTGAAGAAAGCACTACAGCTGAAGACGATTCTACTTCTGCTCCTGAAGAAAGCACCACAGCTGAAGATTCGACTTCCGCTGCACCTGAGATAAGCACCACAGCTGAAGATTCAACGTCAGAACCTGAAGAAAGCACTACAGCTGAAGGCGATTCTACTTCTGCCCCTGAAGAAAGCACCACAGCTGAAGATTCGACTTCCGCGGCAACTGAGATAGGCACCACAGCTGAAGATTCGACGTCTGAACCTGAAGAAAGCACTTCAGCTGAAGGCGATTCTACTTCTGCTCCTGAAGAAAGCACCACTGGTGAAGATTCGACGTCTAAACCTAATGAAAGTACCACAACTGAGGTCGAAACTACTTCTGCTCCTGAAGAAAGCACCACAGCTGAAGATTCGAAATCAGAGCCTGAAGAAAGCACCACAGCTGAAGAGGATTCTACTTCTGCTCCTGAAGTCACCACTACAGCTGATGACTATACTACTTCTGCTCCTGAAGAAAGCACCACAGCTGAAGTTTCGACATCTGAACCTGAAGAAAACTCCACGGCAGAGGACGATTCTACTTCTACTCCTGAAGAAAGCACCACAGCTGAGCACGATTCTTCTTCTGCTCCTGAAGAAAGCACGACAGCTGAAGATTCGACTTCCGCGGCACCTGATATAAGCACCACAGCTGAAGATTCGACGTCTGAACCTGAAGAAAGCACTACAGCTGAAGGAGATTCTACTTCTGATATTGAAGAAAGCACCACAGCTGAAGATTCGACTTCCGCGGCAACTGAGATAAGCACCACAGCTGAAGATTCGACGTCTGAACCTGAAGAAAGCACTTCAGCTGAAGGCGATTCTACTTCTGCTCCTGAAGAAAGCACCACAGATGAAGATTCGACATCTGAGCCTGAAGAAAGCACCACAGCTGAAGATTCGACATCAGAGCCTGAAGAAAGCACTACAACTAAAGGCGATTCTACTTCTGCTCCTGAAGAAAGCACCACAGCTGAAGACGATACTACTTCTGCTCCCGAAGAAAGCACCACAGCTGAAGATTCAACATCAGAGCCTGAAGAAAGCACTACAACTGAAGGCGATTCTACTTCTGCTCCAGAAAAAAGCACCACAGCTGAAGATTCGACTTCCGCGGCAACTGAGATAAGCACCACAGCTGAAGATTCGACGTCTGAACCTGAGGAAAGCACTTCAGCTGAAGGCGATTCTACTCCTGCTTCTGAAGAAAGCACCACAGCTGAAGACGATACTACTTTTGCTCCTGAAAAAAGCACCACAGCTGAAGATTCAACATCAGAGCCTGAAGAAAGCACTACAACTGAAGGCGATTCTACCTCTGCACCTGATGAAAGCACCACAGCTGAAGAGGATTCTTCTTCTGCTTCTGAAGAAAGCACAACAGTTGAAGATTCGACCCCCGAACCTGAAGAAAGCACGACAACTGAAGGCGATTCTACTTCTGCTCCTGAAGAAAGCACCACAACTGAAGATTCGACGTCTGACCCTAATGAAAGTACCACCACTGAGGTCGAAACTACTTCTGCTCCTGAAGAAAGCACCACAGCTGAAGATTCGACATCAGAGCCTGAAGAAAGCACCACAGCTGAAGGGGATTCTACTTCTGCTCCTGAAGTCACCACTACAGCTGATGACGATACTACATCTGAAGAAAGCACCACAGCTGAAGTTTCGACATCTGAACCTGAAGTAAACTCCACGGCAGAGGACGATTCTACTTCTACTCCTGCAGAAAGCACCACAGCTGAGCACGATTCTTCTTCTGCTCCTGAAGAAAGCACCACAGCTAAAGATTCGACTTCTGCGGCACCTGAGATAAGCACCACAGCTGAAGATTCGACGTCTCAACCCGAAGAAAGCACTACAGCTGATGGAGATTCTACTTCTGCTCCAGAAGAAAGCACCACAGCTGAAGATTCGACGTCTGAACCTGAAGAAAGCACTTCAGCTGATGACGATACTACTTCTGCTCCTGAAGAAAGCACCACAGCTGAAGATTCGACATCTGAGCCAAAAGAAAGCACCACAGCTGAAGATTCGACGCCTGAGCCTGAAGAAAGCACTTCAGCTGATGACGATACTACTTCTGCTCCTGAAGAAAGCACCACAGCTGAAGATTCGACATCTGAGCCTGAAGAAAGCACCACAGCTGAAGATTCGACATCAGATTCTGAAGAAAGCACCGCAGCTGAAGATTCGACTTCCGCGGCAATTGAGATAAGCACCACAGCTGAAGATTCGACGTCTGAACCTGAAGAAAGCACTTCAGCTGATGACGATACTACTTCTGCTCCTGAAGAAAGCACCACAGCTGAAGTTTCGACATCTGAACCTGAAGAAAACTCCACTGCAGAGGACGATTCTACTTCTACTCCTGAAGAAAGCACCACAGCTGAGGACGATTCTTCTTCTGCTCCTGAAGAAAGCACAACAGCTGAAAATTCGACATCAGAGCCTGAAGAAAGCACTACAACTGAAAGTGATTCTACCTCTACCCATGAAGAAAGCACCACAGCTGAAGATTCGACTTCCGCGGCAACTGAGATAAGCACCACAGCTGAAGATTCGACGTCTGAACCTGAAGACAGTACTACAGCTGATGACGATACTACTTCTGCTCCTGAAGAAAGCACCACAGATGAAGATTCGACATCTGAGCCTGAAGAAAGCACCACAGCTGAAGATTCGACATCAGAGCCTGAAGAAAGCACTACAACTAAAGGCGATTCTACTTCTGCTCCTGAAGAAAGCACCACAGCTGAAGACGATACTACTTCTGCTCCCGAAGAAAGCACCACAGCTGAAGATTCAACATCAGAGCCTGAAGAAAGCACTACAACTGAAGGCGATTCTACTTCTGCTCCAGAAAAAAGCACCACAGCTGAAGATTCGACTTCCGCGGCAACTGAGATAAGCACCACAGCTGAAGATTCGACGTCTGAACCTGAGGAAAGCACTTCAGCTGAAGGCGATTCTACTCCTGCTTCTGAAGAAAGCACCACAGCTGAAGACGATACTACTTCTGCTCCTGAAAAAAGCACCACAGCTGAAGATTCAACATCAGAGCCTGAAGAAAGCACTACAACTGAAGGCGATTCTACCTCTGCACCTGATGAAAGCACCACAGCTGAAGAGGATTCTTCTTCTGCTTCTGAAGAAAGCACAACAGTTGAAGATTCGACCCCCGAACCTGAAGAAAGCACGACAACTGAAGGCGATTCTACTTCTGCTCCTGAAGAAAGCACCACAGCTGAAGTTTCGACATCTGAACCTGAAGAAAACTCCACTGCAGAGGACGATTCTACTTCTACTCCTGAAGAAAGCACCACAGCTGAGGACGATTCTTCTTCTGCTCCTGAAGAAAGCACCACAGCTGAAAATTCGACATCAGAGCCTGAAGAAAGCACTACAACTGAAAGTGATTCTACCTCTACCCATGAAGAAAGCACCACAGCTGAAGATTCGACTTCCGCGGCAACTGAGATAAGCACCACAGCTGAAGATTCGACGTCTGAACCTGAAGACAGTACTACAGCTGATGACGATACTACTTCTGCTCCTGAAGAAAGCACCACAGCTGAAGTTTCGACATCTGAGCCAGAAGAAAGCACCACAGCTGAAGATTCGACGTCTGAACCTGAAGAAAGCACTTCAGCTGATGACGATACTTCTTCTGCACCTGAAGAAAGCACCACAGCTGAAGATTCGACATCTGAGCCTGAAGAAAGCACCACTGCTGAAGATTCGACATCAGATTCTGAAGAAAGCACCACAGCTGAAGATTCGACTTCCGCGGCAACTGAGATATGCACCACAGCTGAAGATTCGACGTCTGAACCTGAAGAAAGCACTTCAGCTGATGACGATACTACTTCTGCTCCTGAAGAAAGCACCACAGCTGAAGTTTCGACATCTGAACCTGAAGAAAACTCCACTGCAGAGGACGATTCTACTTCTACTCCTGAAGAAAGCACCACAGCTGAGGACGATTCTTCTTCTGCTCCTGAAGAAAGCACCACAGCTGAAAATTCGACATCAGAGCCTGAAGAAAGCACTACAACTGAAAGTGATTCTACCTCTACCCATGAAGAAAGCACCACAGCTGAAGATTCGACTTCCGCGGCAACTGAGATAAGCACCACAGCTGAAGATTCGACGTCTGAACCTGAAGACAGTTCTACAGCTGATGACGATACTACTTCTGCTCCTGGAGAAAGCACCACAGCTGAAGTTTCGACATCTGAACCTGAAGATAACTCCACGGCAGAGGACGATTCTACTTCTACTCCTGAAGAAAGCACCACAGCTGAGGACGATTCTTCTTCTGCTCCTGAAGAAAGCACCCCAGCTGAAGATGTGACTTCCGAGGCACCTGATATAAGCACCACAGCTAAAGATTCGACGTCTGAACCTGAAGAAAGCACTACAACTGAAGGAGATTCTACTTCTGCTCCTGAAGAAAGCACCACAGCTGAAGATTCGAGTTCCGCGGCAACTGAGATAGGCACCACAGCTGAAGATTCGACGTCTGAACCTGAAAAAAGCACTTCAGCTGAAGGCGATTCCACTTCTGCTCCTGAAGAAAGCACCACAGCTGAAGACGATACTACTTTTGCTCCTGAAGAAAGCACCACAGCTAAAGATTCGACATCTGAGCCTGAAGAAAGCACCACAGCTGAAGGTTCGACATCAGAGCCTGAAGAAAGCACTACAACTGAAGGTGATTCTACTTCTGCCCCTGAAGAAAGCACCACAGCTGACGATTCGACTTCCGCGGCAACTGAGATAAGCACCACAGCTCAAGATTCGACGTCTGAACCTGAAGAAAGCACTACAGCTGATGACGATACTACTTCTGCTCCTGAAGAAAGCACCACAGCTGAAGTTTCGACATCTGAACCTGAAGAAAACTCCACGGCAGAGGACGATTCTACTTCTACTCCTGAAGAAAGCACCACAGCTGAGGACGATTCTTCTTCTGCTCCTGAAGAAAGCACGACAGCTGAAGATTCGACTTCCGCGGCACCTGATATAGGCACCACAGCTGAAGATTCGACGTCTGAACCTGAAGAAAGCACTACAGCTGAAGGAGATTCTTCTTCTGCTCCTGAAGAAAGCACCACAGCTGAAGATTCGACTTCCGCGGAAACTGAGATAAGCACCACAGCTGAAGATTCGACGTCTGAACCTGAAGAAAGCACTTCAGCTGAAGGCGATTCTACTTCTGCTCCTGAAGAAAGCACCACAGCTGAAGATTCGAC TTCCGCGGCAACTGAGATAAGCACCACAGCTCAAGATTCGACGTCTGAACCTGAAGAAAGCACTACAGCTGATGACGATACGACTTCTGCTCCTGAAGAAAGCACCACAGCTGAAGTTTCGACATCTGAACCTGAAGAAAACTCCACGGCAGAGGACGATTCTACTTCTGCTCCTGAAGAAAGCACCACAGCTGAAGATTCGACATCTGAACCTGAAGAAAGCACCACAGCTGAAGATTCGACTTCCGCTGCACCTGAGATAAGCACTACGGCTAAAAATTCGACATCCGAACCTGACGAAAGCACTACATCTGAGGACGATTCTACATCTGCTCCTAAAGAAAGCACCACAGCTGAGGCCGATACAACATCTGATCCTGAAGACAGCACAGTTCAGGACGATACTACTTCTGCTTCTGAGGAAAGCACCACAG AAATCACCACAGCTGAGGATGGTGCTACTTCTGCTCCTATAGAGAGCACTACTGCTAAAGTAGATTCTACCACTGGATCGACGTCTAGCCCGGCGACATCACCTTCTCCTATACCGCCTATGTCATGTGCAAGTGGCGCTCCATACTTACCGCATCCATCGGATTGCCATAAATTTATTCAGTGCAGCAACGGACATGAGTACATCATGCATTGTCCAGATGATCTCTTCTGGGACTATCAGAATTTATACTGTGGGTATGATGACAGCGGTTGCTATAACAAAGTGGATCCCGAGGAAACGGTTTGCAAGCACGGCATGGATTTTCTACCAGACCCAACTGATTGTACGAAATATATCCAGTGCAGTAATGGTCAACCAATCGTCCAGAAGTGTCCTGAGCCTTTGTATTGGAACCAAAATCTTAAAGTATGTGATTGGTTCAGTAGCTCCTGCaaaactctacaaaagaatgAAATAATATCTTGTAAAATGGGTATGAGTTTTGACGTTTTTCCAACCGACTGTTCGAAATATATTAAGTGTTTTGGTGAGCGCGGTGTAATAATGAGCTGTAATTCTGGACTTTTCTGGAACTCTTTGCAGGAAGTATGCGAAAAATCCCAGCGGTTCTGCAAATAA